A genomic segment from Streptomyces sp. NBC_01233 encodes:
- a CDS encoding MFS transporter produces MTAPAEPSGAGVPIASARGRWILLTTVLGSTMAMLDGTVVNVALPRIGEDLDADLAVLQWTVNAYLLTLAGLILVGGSLSDRFGRRRIFVLGVVWFAVGSLLCGIAPNAGVLIAARALQGIGGALLAPGSLALIQASIRADDRGRAIGLWSGFGGVGAAVGPFLGGWLVDGPGWRWVFLLNVPLAAVCVPVALRHVPESRDPQAHGRFDVAGAVLGAASLGLVTYALIEARSGTAAVIVAAVLGVLLGVAFVYVERRRPDPMVPPDIFASRLFTAVNLVTLCVYGAIGGFFFLVVLQLQVVSGYSALAAGAAMLPTTLLMLLLSARSGELGERIGPRIPLTVGPLLCAAGTLLMLRVGPAASYVQDVLPAMVVMGMGLVALVAPLTSTVLASVDPGRAGLASGINNAAARVAGLLAVAALPLLSGMGPESYRSATQFDAAFGRAMLWCTGAFAAGAAVAWATVRSPAPEACHPQCHTYCAVTAPPLEPPREEKRELG; encoded by the coding sequence ATGACTGCGCCCGCCGAGCCGTCCGGAGCCGGAGTCCCGATCGCATCCGCGCGCGGCCGGTGGATCCTGCTGACCACGGTGCTCGGGTCGACCATGGCCATGCTGGACGGGACCGTGGTGAACGTGGCGCTGCCCCGCATCGGGGAGGATCTCGACGCCGATCTGGCGGTGCTCCAGTGGACGGTGAACGCCTATCTGCTGACCCTGGCCGGGCTGATCCTGGTCGGCGGCTCACTGAGTGACCGCTTCGGGCGGCGCCGGATCTTCGTACTCGGCGTGGTGTGGTTCGCGGTGGGCTCGCTGCTGTGCGGGATCGCGCCGAACGCCGGGGTGCTGATCGCCGCCCGGGCCCTGCAGGGCATCGGCGGGGCGCTGCTGGCGCCCGGTTCCCTGGCCCTGATCCAGGCGTCGATCCGCGCCGACGACCGGGGGCGGGCGATCGGCCTGTGGTCGGGCTTCGGCGGGGTGGGCGCGGCCGTGGGACCGTTCCTCGGCGGCTGGCTGGTGGACGGGCCGGGCTGGCGGTGGGTGTTCCTGCTGAACGTGCCGCTGGCGGCGGTGTGCGTGCCGGTCGCGCTGCGGCACGTACCGGAATCACGGGACCCGCAGGCGCACGGGCGGTTCGACGTGGCCGGGGCGGTGCTCGGTGCGGCCTCCCTGGGTCTGGTCACCTACGCGCTGATCGAAGCCCGGTCGGGAACGGCGGCGGTGATCGTCGCGGCGGTGCTCGGGGTCCTGCTGGGCGTCGCCTTCGTCTACGTGGAGCGGCGGCGGCCCGACCCGATGGTGCCGCCGGACATCTTCGCGTCCCGGCTGTTCACCGCCGTCAACCTCGTCACCCTGTGCGTGTACGGGGCCATCGGCGGGTTCTTCTTCCTCGTCGTGCTCCAGCTCCAGGTGGTGTCCGGCTACTCGGCGCTGGCCGCCGGGGCCGCGATGCTGCCGACGACCCTCCTGATGCTCCTCCTGTCGGCCCGCTCGGGTGAGCTCGGGGAGCGGATCGGGCCGCGCATCCCGCTCACGGTGGGGCCGCTGCTGTGCGCGGCCGGGACGCTGCTGATGCTGCGGGTGGGGCCCGCCGCTTCGTACGTACAGGACGTGCTGCCCGCGATGGTCGTCATGGGCATGGGCCTGGTGGCCCTGGTGGCCCCGCTGACGTCGACCGTGCTGGCCTCGGTGGACCCCGGCCGGGCGGGCCTGGCCAGCGGCATCAACAACGCGGCGGCGCGCGTTGCCGGGCTGCTCGCGGTGGCGGCGCTGCCGCTGCTGTCCGGAATGGGGCCGGAGTCGTACCGCTCGGCGACCCAGTTCGACGCCGCTTTCGGGCGGGCCATGCTCTGGTGCACCGGGGCGTTCGCGGCCGGCGCCGCCGTGGCCTGGGCGACCGTACGCTCCCCCGCACCCGAGGCGTGCCACCCGCAGTGCCATACGTACTGCGCGGTGACGGCCCCGCCGCTCGAACCCCCGCGGGAGGAGAAGCGAGAACTTGGCTGA
- a CDS encoding DUF6629 family protein has translation MPECWSATADLAAGTAIAAVGVVCVARVRRARDLPVAALPLLLGAHELVEAAVWSSGGGCSAATTAWAVIALPLLPVWVPVGVLLAAGPGVRRRLWVRVAVGLATAAVLAYCLATRPVTAEVRGRTIGYGVNVPWMPLVLTGYLFAALGSLLLAGDRRLRALGAVLAAGALACSALWRLEFASTWCALAAVASVLVLGCIRRPETAPRPHDDRKLPRRM, from the coding sequence ATCCCCGAGTGCTGGAGCGCTACGGCCGATCTGGCGGCGGGCACGGCCATCGCCGCCGTCGGAGTCGTGTGCGTGGCGCGCGTCCGGCGGGCCCGCGATCTGCCGGTCGCCGCACTGCCCCTGCTGCTGGGCGCGCACGAGCTGGTGGAGGCCGCCGTCTGGAGTTCGGGCGGCGGCTGCTCCGCGGCCACGACGGCGTGGGCCGTGATCGCCCTGCCGCTGCTGCCGGTCTGGGTGCCGGTGGGGGTGCTGCTCGCGGCCGGGCCCGGGGTCCGGCGCCGCCTGTGGGTGCGGGTGGCCGTGGGTCTCGCCACCGCCGCGGTGCTCGCGTACTGCCTCGCGACCCGGCCGGTGACCGCCGAGGTCCGGGGCCGCACCATCGGCTACGGCGTGAATGTTCCGTGGATGCCGCTCGTGCTGACGGGCTATCTGTTCGCCGCGCTCGGCTCCCTGCTGCTCGCCGGGGACCGACGACTGCGGGCCCTCGGTGCGGTGCTGGCAGCCGGGGCGCTGGCCTGCTCAGCGCTGTGGCGGCTGGAATTCGCCTCCACCTGGTGCGCCCTCGCCGCGGTCGCGTCCGTGCTCGTCCTGGGCTGCATACGGCGCCCGGAAACCGCTCCCCGGCCGCACGATGACCGAAAGTTACCTAGACGTATGTAG